One stretch of Zingiber officinale cultivar Zhangliang chromosome 6B, Zo_v1.1, whole genome shotgun sequence DNA includes these proteins:
- the LOC121991253 gene encoding uncharacterized protein LOC121991253 — protein sequence MVKPGSAMPEKIRESTRFYPYFKDCIGAIDGTHIPAMVSGQDINSYRNRHGEISQNVLAACNLDLEFIYVLSGWEGSAHDSLVLTDALSRNNGLKVPGDNEVPSSSSEQVYEDDNFNQLFSQEQQRANANSWRESIANQMWSDIDHVVNNN from the exons ATGGTCAAACCTGGATCTGCAATGCCAGAAAAAATAAGAGAGAGCACAAGATTTTACCCTTACTTTAAA GATTGCATTGGAGCTATTGATGGCACTCACATTCCAGCTATGGTGTCTGGGCAAGATATTAACAGTTATCGTAACCGTCATGGAGAAATTTCTCAAAATGTTTTAGCAGCTTGTAACCTTGATTTAGAATTTATATATGTACTTAGTGGGTGGGAGGGGTCTGCCCATGATTCACTTGTGTTGACAGATGCTTTATCAAGAAATAATGGGCTTAAAGTGCCCGGAG ATAATGAAGTCCCATCATCTTCATCAGAACAAGTTTATGAAGATGACAACTTTAATCAATTATTTTCTCAAGAACAACAACGAGCAAATGCTAACTCATGGAGAGAGAGTATAGCCAATCAAATGTGGAGTGATATTGATCATGTTGTCAATAACAATTAG
- the LOC121991254 gene encoding uncharacterized protein At2g29880-like, whose protein sequence is MGDSQAKYNIWTAEESNELLRLMVDAAMRGWRDTNGVLNKRTVEIKILPTLNAKLGCEKTFAQYQSRLKWFKQRYNNYCKLMRHSSGFGWDSMTKKFTASDEVWEDYFKSHPKHEHYRTDTFEDYEDLRLVVGNGTATGKYAIGLGDDIDARTFETEENGGLTY, encoded by the exons ATGGGAGATTCTCAAGCAAAATATAATATATGGACTGCGGAGGAGAGCAATGAATTATTAAGACTTATGGTTGATGCTGCAATGCGAGGATGGCGTGATACGAATGGTGTGTTGAACAAAAGAACAGTGGAAATAAAAATACTTCCCACTCTTAATGCAAAACTTGGGTGTGAAAAGACTTTTGCACAATATCAAAGCCGTTTGAAGTGGTTCAAACAACGAtataacaactactgtaagcttatgCGCCATAGTTCTGGGTTTGGATGGGATTCTATGACAAAGAAATTCACAGCTAGTGATGAAGTATGGGAGGATTATTTTAAG TCTCACCCTAAACATGAACATTATCGGACTGATACTTTTGAGGATTATGAAGACTTAAGACTTGTAGTTGGGAATGGAACTGCTACAGGAAAATACGCAATTGGACTTGGAGATGACATTGATGCGAGAACCTTTGAAACAGAAGAAAATGGGGGTCTAACTTATTAG